The proteins below come from a single Ovis aries strain OAR_USU_Benz2616 breed Rambouillet chromosome 18, ARS-UI_Ramb_v3.0, whole genome shotgun sequence genomic window:
- the LOC105603226 gene encoding LOW QUALITY PROTEIN: interferon alpha-inducible protein 27-like protein 2 (The sequence of the model RefSeq protein was modified relative to this genomic sequence to represent the inferred CDS: deleted 1 base in 1 codon) gives MIKRAAAAAIGGALAVAAVPAVLGAVGFTGAGIAASSLAAKMMSAAAVANGGGVAAGSLVATLQSVGAAGLSTSSNILLGSVGSAFGALLGGARRAPPSPLQVDPDLQGSSQEKMYPKSNLQNPHSGQRSMRNKDHLQM, from the exons ATGATAA AACGAGCGGCGGCCGCTGCGATCGGAGGAG ccCTGGCGGTGGCGGCTGTGCCCGCGGTGCTGGGCGCCGTGGGCTTCACGGGGGCTGGAATCGCCGCCTCCTCCTTAGCGGCCAAGATGATGTCAGCGGCCGCGGTGGCCAATGGGGGCGGAGTTGCCGCCGGCAGCCTGGTGGCCACTCTCCAGTCCGTGG GGGCAGCTGGACTCTCCACATCATCCAACATCCTCCTGGGCTCCGTTGGATCAGCTTTTGGGGCTTTGCTTGGAGGAGCCAGAAGGgcacctccttcccct ctccaggtgGACCCAGACCTGCAGGGGAGCAGCCAGGAGAAAATGTACCCCAAGTCGAACCTCCAAAACCCCCACTCGGGCCAGAGAAGTATGAGAAATAAAGATCACCTGCAGATGTAA